A single genomic interval of Rhizobium leguminosarum bv. trifolii WSM1325 harbors:
- a CDS encoding conserved hypothetical protein (KEGG: ret:RHE_CH03024 hypothetical protein): MRLKLVTATSLLALCLVTTAQGVEINQDGANAVKDTLTKLLPEDLAKSGLITVNPAGARYEIIYDLAKLLAKADPATFAINGLTPFSMFATPLDSGLWNIEGDNNLNVSGHFKGPDQKPTDFSYSIASLVYTGVFDPAISYLRSGTFTGKDIKVTSKSDTEEVHASIAAIDQKLSSTDSAGGNGRIDFAGSGSMSTFVEQVSGLQMPPVEIRADSIDFDAKVNGLPAKQIREIVLFVLDHLEEKELGPENSGKIKGMLKEAFPILASFSETIGVNNLTISSQMGNGGVKAFGYNLAIDGPSDAMRFGFGINAQDISLDSPLIPPSYSPFMPTSFELQLAMPNLDFATFGEALMAMDFNDKAPETSGEEMSKKLFRDGRLAVEFPKVSAKSDVYDLDMTGKIEGRVDTEKDYSMEATILARDLDKTIAAVQELAKTDPDLNQVSFGIMMVKGFAKTDADGRSRWDISVGRDGAIAVNGQVVKGPDGPDQNQDQGLEPDQEQEPDQGQDTVPAPPQQP; encoded by the coding sequence ATGCGTCTCAAACTTGTCACGGCAACGAGCTTGCTGGCACTTTGCCTTGTCACCACGGCCCAGGGTGTCGAGATCAATCAGGATGGCGCCAATGCGGTCAAGGACACGCTGACGAAGCTGCTTCCCGAGGATCTGGCCAAGAGCGGCCTGATCACCGTCAATCCGGCGGGGGCGCGATACGAGATCATTTACGATCTGGCGAAGCTGCTTGCCAAAGCCGATCCGGCGACATTCGCGATCAACGGGCTGACGCCGTTCTCGATGTTCGCCACGCCGCTCGATAGCGGGCTCTGGAACATCGAGGGTGACAACAACCTCAACGTTTCCGGCCATTTCAAAGGCCCCGACCAGAAGCCGACGGATTTTTCCTACTCCATCGCTTCGCTTGTCTATACCGGCGTCTTCGACCCGGCGATCAGCTATCTGCGCTCCGGCACCTTCACCGGCAAGGACATCAAGGTCACCAGCAAGTCCGACACCGAGGAAGTCCATGCCAGCATCGCCGCGATCGACCAAAAGCTGAGTTCGACGGACAGCGCAGGCGGCAACGGGCGTATCGATTTTGCGGGCAGCGGCTCGATGTCGACTTTCGTCGAGCAGGTTTCCGGCCTGCAAATGCCGCCTGTCGAAATCCGTGCCGATTCGATCGATTTCGATGCGAAGGTGAACGGCCTGCCGGCCAAACAAATCCGCGAGATCGTCCTTTTCGTTCTCGACCATCTCGAGGAGAAGGAACTAGGCCCGGAGAATAGCGGCAAGATTAAGGGAATGCTGAAGGAAGCCTTCCCGATTCTTGCCTCGTTCAGCGAGACGATCGGGGTCAATAATCTGACCATCAGCAGCCAGATGGGCAATGGCGGCGTCAAGGCGTTCGGTTACAACCTGGCCATCGATGGGCCGAGCGACGCCATGCGTTTCGGCTTCGGCATCAATGCGCAGGACATCAGCCTCGACAGCCCGCTGATTCCGCCAAGCTATTCGCCTTTCATGCCGACCAGCTTCGAGCTGCAACTCGCCATGCCGAATCTGGATTTCGCCACCTTCGGCGAAGCCCTCATGGCGATGGATTTCAATGACAAGGCGCCGGAGACGAGCGGCGAGGAGATGAGCAAGAAGCTCTTCCGCGACGGCCGGCTCGCCGTCGAGTTTCCGAAGGTCAGCGCCAAATCCGACGTCTACGACCTCGATATGACCGGCAAGATCGAGGGGCGGGTCGACACCGAAAAGGACTATTCCATGGAGGCGACGATCCTTGCCCGTGATCTCGACAAGACGATTGCCGCGGTTCAGGAGCTTGCCAAGACGGATCCCGATCTCAACCAGGTCTCCTTCGGCATCATGATGGTGAAGGGTTTCGCGAAGACCGATGCAGATGGTCGTTCGCGCTGGGACATCAGCGTCGGCCGCGACGGCGCGATCGCCGTCAACGGCCAGGTGGTCAAGGGGCCGGATGGTCCGGATCAAAATCAAGATCAGGGGCTGGAGCCAGACCAGGAGCAGGAACCGGATCAGGGTCAGGACACGGTACCTGCGCCGCCGCAGCAGCCTTGA
- a CDS encoding diguanylate cyclase/phosphodiesterase with MHYT sensor (KEGG: atc:AGR_C_4046 hypothetical protein~TIGRFAM: diguanylate cyclase~PFAM: EAL domain protein; GGDEF domain containing protein; MHYT domain protein~SMART: EAL domain protein; GGDEF domain containing protein), which yields MLRVLSCITVEHSLPHLIFATVICVLGSMLSMRLFTRVRRSQGLQKTNWLFLSGFVGGSTIWTTHFIAMLGYQTPVANGYEPTLTLLSLFAAVATTMTGFTIASIAQKSPLIEAGGVIVGLGIAVMHYVGIAGYEIEGRLEWQTSYVVASLVFAGLFGAVATNRVCRPITRFCRHGAALSLILAIVLTHFTGMAGLTILPDATVAAPTEIISDGIMTGLVSAVMIIILVLGASTYIIDMQSTQAAVERYRHLSLHDPLTNLANRAAFNEHLSALVNKPKDMTANIAVLSFDLDRFKEINDVHGHAAGDAVLRAVAERLSKIMLNGQFVARVGGDEFVAVMCDYFVRSDAKGLAQRMLDEIARPIEWNGHALTVGSSIGISTYPGQADTLDDLLSQADIAMYRAKSTATNSICFYEPSMDQAARERNALASEMREGLARGEFELFYQQQNDTVTRDIVGLEVLLRWRHPVRGYISPVEFIPIAEKTGFIIELGEWVLRAACAEAATWKNPLRIAVNVAPQQLGDNRLPQIVHQILLETGLPAARLEIEITESGIIADHQHALQAIRRLKALGVKVAMDDYGTGYSSLSTLQSFPFDKIKIDRAFVDGVVTNKQSAAIVRSTLILAASLDIPVLAEGVENEDHIDFLRREGCLQVQGFLFGKPGPRSGIEAIVNGEVPAAQQETVLAPAVKKSAAA from the coding sequence ATGTTGCGTGTCCTTTCCTGCATCACCGTCGAACACAGCCTTCCGCATCTGATCTTCGCCACCGTTATTTGTGTGCTCGGATCGATGCTGTCGATGCGCCTCTTCACCCGGGTGCGCCGATCGCAGGGGTTGCAGAAAACCAACTGGTTGTTTCTCTCTGGTTTTGTTGGCGGCTCGACCATCTGGACGACGCATTTCATCGCCATGCTCGGTTACCAGACGCCGGTGGCGAACGGCTATGAGCCGACGTTGACGCTGCTGTCGCTGTTTGCCGCCGTCGCGACGACGATGACCGGCTTTACCATCGCGTCAATCGCGCAGAAGAGCCCGCTTATCGAGGCAGGCGGCGTTATCGTCGGCCTCGGCATCGCGGTAATGCACTATGTCGGGATCGCCGGTTACGAGATCGAGGGTCGTCTCGAATGGCAGACCTCTTATGTCGTCGCCTCGCTGGTCTTCGCCGGCTTGTTCGGCGCAGTCGCCACCAATCGCGTCTGCCGGCCGATCACGCGTTTCTGCCGCCACGGGGCTGCCCTTTCGCTGATCCTTGCGATCGTGCTCACGCATTTCACCGGCATGGCGGGGCTGACGATCCTGCCGGATGCCACTGTTGCGGCACCCACCGAGATCATCTCGGACGGCATCATGACCGGTCTCGTCAGCGCCGTCATGATCATCATCCTGGTGCTGGGCGCCTCCACCTATATTATCGACATGCAGTCGACGCAGGCAGCCGTCGAGCGTTATCGCCATCTGTCGCTGCATGACCCGCTGACCAATCTTGCCAATCGCGCCGCCTTCAACGAGCATCTGTCGGCGCTGGTCAACAAGCCGAAGGACATGACGGCCAATATTGCCGTGCTCTCCTTCGACCTCGACCGTTTCAAGGAAATCAACGACGTTCACGGCCACGCCGCCGGCGATGCCGTGCTGCGCGCCGTCGCCGAACGGCTGTCCAAGATCATGCTGAACGGCCAGTTCGTGGCGCGGGTCGGCGGCGACGAGTTCGTCGCCGTCATGTGCGATTATTTCGTCCGTTCGGACGCCAAGGGACTGGCACAACGCATGCTCGACGAGATCGCCCGGCCGATCGAATGGAACGGCCATGCGCTGACCGTCGGCTCCAGTATCGGTATCTCCACCTATCCCGGACAGGCGGACACTTTGGACGACCTGCTGTCACAGGCCGATATCGCCATGTATCGGGCAAAATCGACAGCGACCAACAGCATATGCTTCTACGAGCCCTCGATGGATCAGGCAGCGCGCGAACGCAACGCGTTGGCGAGCGAGATGCGGGAGGGATTGGCGCGCGGCGAATTCGAGCTGTTCTACCAGCAGCAGAATGACACGGTGACGCGCGACATCGTTGGCCTGGAAGTGCTCCTGCGCTGGAGACATCCTGTGCGCGGCTACATCTCACCCGTCGAATTCATTCCGATCGCGGAGAAGACCGGCTTTATCATTGAGCTTGGTGAATGGGTGCTGCGGGCCGCTTGCGCGGAAGCGGCGACATGGAAGAACCCGTTACGCATCGCCGTCAACGTCGCGCCGCAGCAGCTCGGCGACAACCGCCTACCGCAGATCGTGCATCAGATCCTGCTTGAGACCGGCCTGCCGGCGGCGCGACTCGAGATCGAGATCACCGAATCCGGCATCATCGCCGATCATCAACATGCGCTTCAGGCCATCCGCCGGCTGAAGGCGCTCGGCGTCAAGGTGGCGATGGACGATTACGGCACCGGTTATTCGTCACTGTCGACACTGCAGAGCTTCCCGTTCGACAAGATCAAGATCGACCGCGCCTTCGTCGACGGCGTCGTCACCAACAAGCAGTCTGCGGCAATCGTGCGTTCGACGCTTATTCTTGCAGCAAGCCTCGACATACCGGTGCTTGCTGAAGGCGTCGAAAACGAAGACCATATCGACTTCCTGCGACGGGAAGGCTGCCTGCAGGTGCAGGGCTTCCTCTTCGGTAAGCCGGGACCGCGCTCGGGCATCGAGGCGATCGTCAACGGCGAGGTGCCGGCCGCACAGCAGGAAACGGTTCTTGCGCCGGCCGTGAAAAAATCCGCGGCCGCGTGA
- a CDS encoding ribosomal 5S rRNA E-loop binding protein Ctc/L25/TL5 (TIGRFAM: ribosomal 5S rRNA E-loop binding protein Ctc/L25/TL5~PFAM: ribosomal protein L25~KEGG: ret:RHE_CH03025 50S ribosomal protein L25/general stress protein Ctc): MSQETYELKAEARERVGKGSARELRRNGLIPAVIYGDKQAPIAIALNTNEVTKRIHAGGFMTTVATIDVDGKKHKVLPKDYQLDPVRDFTMHVDFLRVSGNTQVTVEIPVHFINEEKSPGLKVGGVLNIVRHEVEVHCPADAIPEFFNIDLSGKKIGDSIHIAEVTLPKGVTPVIDRDFTIATIIAPAGGIDESAAEGGAEA; the protein is encoded by the coding sequence ATGAGCCAGGAAACTTACGAGCTCAAGGCCGAGGCGCGCGAACGGGTTGGTAAGGGGTCCGCCCGTGAACTTCGCCGCAACGGTTTGATTCCCGCTGTCATCTATGGTGACAAGCAGGCCCCCATTGCCATCGCTCTCAACACCAATGAGGTGACGAAGCGCATTCACGCCGGTGGTTTCATGACCACCGTGGCGACGATCGACGTCGACGGCAAGAAGCACAAGGTTCTGCCGAAGGACTACCAGCTCGATCCGGTCCGTGACTTCACCATGCATGTCGATTTCCTGCGCGTCTCCGGCAACACCCAGGTGACCGTCGAAATCCCCGTGCACTTCATCAACGAAGAGAAGTCCCCGGGCCTCAAGGTCGGCGGTGTTCTGAACATCGTTCGCCATGAAGTCGAAGTTCATTGCCCGGCCGATGCAATCCCTGAGTTCTTCAACATCGACCTCAGCGGCAAGAAGATCGGTGACAGCATCCATATCGCGGAAGTCACCCTGCCGAAGGGTGTCACTCCTGTGATCGACCGCGACTTCACGATCGCGACCATCATTGCCCCGGCTGGCGGCATTGACGAGAGTGCTGCGGAAGGTGGAGCCGAAGCCTGA
- a CDS encoding diguanylate cyclase/phosphodiesterase with PAS/PAC sensor(s) (KEGG: rec:RHECIAT_CH0003185 putative sensory box/GGDEF family protein~TIGRFAM: diguanylate cyclase; PAS sensor protein~PFAM: EAL domain protein; GGDEF domain containing protein; PAS fold domain protein; histidine kinase HAMP region domain protein~SMART: EAL domain protein; GGDEF domain containing protein; PAS domain containing protein; histidine kinase HAMP region domain protein): MNNSVENRFFAIVCGALLVFVAPLFVLFLFLSSERADKEIRDHISVLLVANAQALAKPLWDLDEESVTQISATVVSQGAIVKVEVRDQSGQLDVSQSTIPRSFDGKLVQVSRAIIYNTVDGPKNLGSISVYYPALGLFSGLKQEEVVFISIFIFAVLTVFGTALIGNRFFVIQPLMRLTAAIEATRQLGSRHHVDWQSNDEMGRLAHSFNEMQTKLESEEKELKLAHRRATDIYNLTPAMLFSLDEEDRITAVSDYWLLATGYNRAAIIGRNFADLVTPPTRDKFVKRRQGESGMTVTVKFICLDGRTMDVLIMESEAGAGAQDRLSLSVMADVTELKASEDRNHRQAITDHLTGLLNRQGFEAVLDNKIAAADAAGHELACLFVDLDRFKWINDNMGHAAGDMALIELVERLKTHLAPSDEAARLGGDEFAILLPAKDAEKRAKVMCEQIASIFETPFAPDMHLSASVGIAIYPHHAATAAELLQKSDMAMYAKKRDGKNGAQLFDNAMLDRARSRAEIEANIEAGLVDNWFEAFLQPIVTLNGRGIAGFEALMRLNHPQKGLMPPAEIISVAEETAKIVRVGNVIMEKAIANLAEISRISGMQDTYLAINFSPLQFEPALPARLAAIVGRHGIRPERIVVEITEAVLMHDNPQIRMIVTELRRFGCRIALDDFGTGYSSLSYLNRFPVDIIKIDQSFTRAINDGDDDVRQKSRMLIEGITTLSHKMNCTVIAEGIETEEECRTLHQMGLDYGQGYLFHRPQHAATLIEQLMALQSAVARAS, translated from the coding sequence ATGAACAATTCCGTTGAGAACAGATTTTTTGCGATAGTTTGCGGAGCGCTGCTCGTCTTTGTCGCTCCCCTCTTTGTTCTCTTCCTATTTCTTTCCTCGGAACGGGCCGACAAGGAAATACGCGACCATATCTCCGTTCTTCTTGTCGCCAATGCCCAGGCGCTGGCCAAACCGCTGTGGGATCTCGATGAGGAGAGCGTCACTCAGATCAGCGCGACGGTCGTTTCCCAGGGCGCCATCGTCAAGGTCGAAGTGCGTGACCAGTCAGGCCAGCTCGACGTCAGCCAGTCCACCATTCCGCGCTCCTTCGACGGCAAGCTGGTGCAGGTGTCGCGCGCCATCATCTACAACACCGTCGACGGTCCGAAGAACCTCGGCAGCATCAGCGTCTATTATCCTGCGCTCGGCCTGTTTTCCGGCCTGAAGCAGGAAGAGGTTGTCTTCATCTCGATCTTCATCTTCGCGGTGCTGACCGTTTTCGGCACGGCGCTGATCGGCAACCGCTTCTTCGTCATCCAGCCGTTGATGCGGCTGACGGCGGCGATCGAGGCCACCCGCCAGCTGGGCTCCCGCCACCATGTCGACTGGCAGTCGAACGACGAGATGGGGCGGCTTGCCCATAGCTTCAACGAGATGCAGACCAAGCTCGAAAGCGAGGAAAAGGAGCTGAAGCTTGCCCACCGCCGCGCCACCGACATCTACAATCTGACGCCCGCCATGCTCTTCTCGCTCGACGAGGAAGACCGCATCACCGCCGTCAGCGATTATTGGCTGCTTGCCACGGGTTACAACCGCGCCGCCATCATCGGCCGCAACTTCGCCGATCTCGTCACTCCCCCGACCCGCGACAAATTCGTCAAGCGCCGCCAGGGCGAAAGCGGCATGACCGTCACCGTCAAGTTCATCTGCCTGGATGGCCGCACCATGGACGTCCTTATTATGGAATCGGAGGCGGGCGCTGGCGCTCAAGACCGCCTCTCGCTATCGGTCATGGCCGATGTGACCGAACTCAAGGCCTCCGAGGACCGCAACCACCGCCAGGCAATCACCGATCACCTGACCGGTCTTCTCAATCGCCAGGGCTTCGAAGCCGTACTCGACAACAAGATCGCCGCCGCCGACGCTGCCGGCCACGAACTCGCCTGCCTCTTCGTCGATCTCGACCGCTTCAAGTGGATCAACGACAATATGGGCCACGCCGCCGGCGACATGGCGCTGATCGAGCTCGTCGAGCGCCTGAAGACCCATCTTGCCCCCTCCGACGAGGCCGCCCGTCTCGGCGGCGACGAATTTGCCATCCTGCTGCCGGCGAAGGACGCCGAAAAACGCGCCAAGGTGATGTGCGAGCAGATTGCCTCGATCTTCGAAACGCCGTTCGCCCCCGACATGCATCTGAGCGCTTCCGTCGGCATCGCCATCTATCCGCATCATGCCGCAACCGCGGCCGAACTGCTCCAGAAATCCGACATGGCGATGTATGCCAAGAAACGCGACGGCAAGAACGGCGCGCAGCTCTTCGACAATGCCATGCTCGACCGTGCCCGCAGCCGCGCCGAAATCGAGGCCAATATCGAAGCCGGCCTCGTCGACAACTGGTTCGAAGCCTTTCTGCAGCCGATCGTTACCCTGAACGGCCGAGGCATTGCCGGTTTCGAGGCGCTGATGCGCCTCAACCATCCGCAGAAGGGCTTGATGCCGCCGGCCGAGATCATCAGCGTCGCCGAGGAAACGGCAAAGATCGTCCGCGTCGGCAACGTCATCATGGAAAAGGCGATCGCCAACCTCGCGGAGATTTCCCGCATATCAGGCATGCAGGATACCTATCTCGCCATCAACTTCTCGCCGTTGCAGTTCGAGCCGGCGCTGCCGGCCCGTCTTGCCGCCATCGTCGGTCGCCACGGCATCCGCCCCGAGCGCATCGTCGTCGAGATCACCGAAGCCGTGCTGATGCACGACAACCCGCAGATCCGCATGATCGTCACGGAGCTTCGTCGCTTCGGTTGCCGCATCGCGCTTGACGATTTCGGCACCGGCTATTCGTCGCTGAGCTACCTCAACCGCTTCCCCGTCGACATCATCAAGATCGACCAGTCCTTCACCCGCGCGATCAACGACGGCGACGACGACGTGCGCCAGAAGAGCCGCATGCTGATCGAAGGCATCACCACGCTTTCCCACAAGATGAACTGCACCGTCATTGCCGAGGGCATCGAGACCGAAGAGGAATGCCGCACGCTCCACCAGATGGGGCTTGACTATGGTCAGGGCTATCTCTTCCATCGTCCACAGCACGCAGCCACGCTGATCGAGCAACTGATGGCCTTGCAGTCGGCCGTCGCACGCGCCTCGTAA
- a CDS encoding extracellular solute-binding protein family 3 (PFAM: extracellular solute-binding protein family 3~SMART: extracellular solute-binding protein family 3~KEGG: ret:RHE_CH03027 putative amino acid ABC transporter, substrate-binding protein), with the protein MKKLLLLACLALPCTAHAQTVTFTTEDYAPFNYREGKEIKGATVEQVEKVMAAIGVDYTIEIMPWARAFSLARTAPMTCVFATAHNGARDPLFKWVEPLLIDRNILITRKGSGVTADNLDKAKKYTVGTQREDYTETILKEKGFTKLDVASDFNATLRKLLGGRIDMMPISELYFEKLRVDQPVEIVTVLSSQPMGIACEKNFPDDLLTRMQAALDKLIADGDQKQIFLKYGMNLSE; encoded by the coding sequence ATGAAAAAGCTCCTGCTTCTCGCATGTCTGGCGCTGCCCTGCACCGCCCATGCGCAAACGGTGACGTTCACGACCGAGGACTATGCCCCTTTCAACTATCGCGAAGGCAAGGAGATCAAAGGCGCGACCGTCGAGCAAGTCGAAAAGGTGATGGCCGCGATCGGCGTCGATTACACGATCGAGATCATGCCCTGGGCGCGCGCTTTTAGCCTTGCCCGCACGGCGCCGATGACCTGTGTCTTCGCGACCGCCCACAATGGCGCACGCGACCCGTTGTTCAAATGGGTCGAGCCGCTGCTCATCGACCGCAACATCCTGATCACCCGCAAGGGCTCGGGCGTCACCGCCGACAATCTGGACAAGGCGAAGAAATATACGGTCGGCACGCAGCGCGAGGATTACACCGAGACGATCCTGAAAGAGAAAGGCTTCACCAAGCTCGATGTCGCCAGCGACTTCAACGCGACGCTGCGCAAACTGCTTGGCGGGCGCATCGACATGATGCCGATCTCCGAACTCTATTTCGAGAAGTTGCGGGTCGACCAGCCGGTGGAGATAGTGACCGTGCTCTCCTCCCAGCCGATGGGCATCGCCTGCGAGAAGAACTTTCCAGACGATCTGCTCACCAGGATGCAGGCTGCCCTCGACAAGCTGATCGCCGATGGCGACCAGAAGCAGATCTTCCTAAAATACGGCATGAACCTGTCGGAATGA
- a CDS encoding peptidyl-tRNA hydrolase (KEGG: ret:RHE_CH03028 peptidyl-tRNA hydrolase~TIGRFAM: peptidyl-tRNA hydrolase~PFAM: peptidyl-tRNA hydrolase), which translates to MLIIAGLGNPGGKYAGNRHNIGFMAVDAIHRRHGFSPWSKKFRAEIAEGEVAGEKVLLIKPQTFMNLSGESVGEAMRFYKLQPTDLVAIYDELDLPQGKARLKTGGGHNGHNGIKSLDAHCGREYRRLRLGIGHPGIKEMVQNHVLGDFAKADKAWLEPLLDTLADNADMLVRNEDSQLMNKIALALGGKAEEEKPAKEKKDAEKKPAGQSHIHQARNHNQPKLPASGPMADMLKKMFGNKGE; encoded by the coding sequence ATGCTGATCATCGCGGGTCTCGGCAATCCCGGCGGCAAATACGCCGGCAACCGCCACAATATCGGCTTCATGGCCGTCGACGCCATCCATCGGCGCCACGGCTTCTCGCCCTGGTCGAAGAAGTTCCGGGCCGAGATCGCCGAGGGCGAGGTCGCCGGCGAGAAGGTGCTGCTGATCAAGCCGCAAACCTTCATGAACCTCTCCGGTGAGTCCGTCGGCGAGGCGATGCGCTTCTATAAGCTCCAGCCCACCGATCTTGTAGCGATCTACGACGAACTCGACCTTCCCCAGGGCAAGGCGCGGCTGAAGACCGGCGGCGGCCATAACGGCCACAATGGCATCAAGTCGCTCGATGCGCATTGCGGCAGGGAATACCGCCGGCTGCGCCTCGGTATCGGCCATCCCGGCATCAAGGAAATGGTGCAGAACCATGTGCTCGGCGATTTCGCCAAGGCCGACAAGGCCTGGCTGGAGCCGCTTCTCGACACGCTCGCCGACAATGCCGACATGCTGGTGCGAAACGAGGATTCGCAGCTGATGAACAAGATCGCGCTGGCGCTCGGCGGCAAGGCCGAGGAGGAGAAACCGGCGAAGGAAAAGAAGGACGCCGAGAAGAAGCCGGCCGGCCAGTCGCATATCCATCAGGCCCGCAACCACAATCAGCCGAAGCTGCCGGCCTCCGGCCCGATGGCCGACATGTTGAAGAAGATGTTCGGCAACAAGGGGGAATGA
- a CDS encoding GCN5-related N-acetyltransferase (PFAM: GCN5-related N-acetyltransferase~KEGG: rec:RHECIAT_CH0003188 putative acetyltransferase protein), whose protein sequence is MRPVPHEDFAIRAAAAGDLPGLTILYQHLNQTDPVLDRALAEERFSTILAQPGMTVFIGFAGDLAVATATLIVVPNMTRNGASYALIENVVTNADHRQRGYAGAVIGHAVTQAWKAGCYKVMLLTGSKSPATLRFYENCGFVQDKTGYQIRRP, encoded by the coding sequence ATGAGACCGGTGCCGCACGAAGATTTCGCCATCCGTGCCGCAGCCGCCGGCGACCTTCCCGGGCTGACCATCCTCTACCAGCACTTGAACCAGACCGATCCGGTTCTCGACAGGGCCCTGGCTGAAGAGCGCTTCTCCACCATCCTCGCCCAGCCCGGCATGACCGTTTTCATCGGCTTCGCCGGCGATCTCGCCGTTGCAACCGCCACCCTGATCGTCGTGCCGAACATGACGCGCAACGGCGCCTCCTATGCGCTGATTGAAAACGTCGTCACCAACGCCGATCACCGCCAGCGCGGTTATGCCGGCGCCGTCATCGGCCATGCAGTGACGCAGGCTTGGAAGGCCGGCTGCTACAAGGTGATGCTGCTCACCGGCTCGAAGAGCCCGGCGACGCTGCGCTTCTACGAGAATTGCGGCTTCGTTCAGGACAAGACCGGCTATCAGATCCGCCGGCCCTGA
- a CDS encoding ATP-dependent Clp protease adaptor protein ClpS (PFAM: ATP-dependent Clp protease adaptor protein ClpS~KEGG: ret:RHE_CH03030 ATP-dependent Clp protease adaptor), whose product MSDNDIALKPKTKVKPKLDKPKLYKVILVNDDYTPRELVIMILKAVFRMSEETGYRVMMTAHKLGSCVVVVCAKDIAETKAKEGIDLAKGMGYPLMFTAEPEE is encoded by the coding sequence ATGAGTGACAATGACATTGCCCTGAAACCGAAGACCAAGGTGAAGCCGAAGCTGGATAAGCCGAAGCTCTACAAGGTCATCCTCGTCAATGACGATTATACGCCGCGCGAATTGGTGATCATGATCCTGAAGGCCGTCTTCCGCATGAGCGAGGAGACCGGCTACCGGGTGATGATGACGGCGCACAAGCTCGGTTCATGCGTGGTCGTGGTCTGCGCCAAGGACATCGCGGAGACCAAGGCCAAGGAGGGCATCGACCTTGCCAAGGGCATGGGCTATCCGCTGATGTTCACCGCGGAGCCGGAGGAATAG